One window of Cydia fagiglandana chromosome 19, ilCydFagi1.1, whole genome shotgun sequence genomic DNA carries:
- the LOC134673950 gene encoding uncharacterized protein LOC134673950: MATTVLWLISLGFTNVISVNVEQSEVIRRQRCAKGDKILNDCNWCRCKNSAYICEARTCTQVDMFGHFNDAIQDINVGMQGHGAWRSTPTACEPHVHYRRGSVLCVCGEDGIWPNPICRDIFQVLHAVEVSSGKSCDPMKLYLQGCNVCFCPSTGQLDPELCTKKECDENDPVMKERSTELGEPVDVYAECTVDQKYQLDCQTCTCLRNNRLLCGNCTDTKFEDRYYCHSRPPNKIFNVDCNLCFCDSEGRMVCSAKRCLGNVSPSTRRHLLDIDERYFELVDRPVALHTCKIGTKYRKGCNTCVCLKHESGKTMFACTVRPCKKEESLIRTIREGCVLSTSYELNCLKCSCVTANDEKWQWCETESICSDVKSESVELSSMHGYCEPLHNYVNDCNNCLCLSDSQTVICTDMKCDKASISVEVIPMLQHGIDCPKGTAYKVDCNICYCLLNGNSLCTTLDCKKQ; the protein is encoded by the exons ATGGCGACCACAGTTTTGTGGTTAATTTCTCTGGGTTTTACCAATGTTATTAGTGTTAATGTTG AGCAAAGTGAAGTTATACGTCGCCAGCGCTGCGCTAAGGGAGACAAAATCCTGAACGATTGCAATTGGTGCCGTTGTAAAAACAGCGCGTACATCTGCGAGGCCCGGACCTGCACTCAAGTCGACATGTTTGGACATTTCAACG ATGCCATACAAGACATCAACGTAGGCATGCAAGGTCATGGCGCTTGGCGCTCCACCCCCACGGCCTGCGAGCCCCACGTGCATTACCGCCGGGGCTCCGTGCTCTGCGTCTGCGGCGAGGACGGCATCTGGCCAAACCCCATCTGCCGAGACATCTTCCAAGTACTCCATGCCGTTGAAGTCTCAAGCGGAAAATCCTGCGACCCCATGAAACTGTATCTCCAAGGATGCAACGTCTGCTTCTGTCCCAGCACGGGACAATTAGATCCCGAGCTATGCACCAAAAAGGAATGCGATGAAAACGACCCAGTAATGAAAGAACGGTCAACAGAATTAGGGGAACCTGTAGATGTTTACGCGGAGTGTACGGTGGATCAGAAATATCAACTAGACTGCCAAACCTGCACTTGTCTGAGAAATAACAGACTTCTGTGCGGAAATTGTACGGACACGAAATTTGAAGACCGTTATTACTGCCATTCCAGACCTCctaataaaatattcaatgttgATTGCAATTTATGCTTCTGCGATAGTGAAGGTCGAATGGTATGCTCGGCAAAGCGCTGTCTTGGGAACGTAAGCCCGTCAACAAGAAGGCATCTATTGGACATAGATGAGCGCTATTTCGAGTTAGTAGACCGCCCAGTAGCGCTCCACACTTGTAAGATCGGAACCAAGTATAGAAAAGGCTGCAACACTTGCGTGTGCTTGAAACATGAATCTGGAAAAACCATGTTCGCGTGCACGGTGAGACCTTGCAAGAAGGAAGAGTCTTTAATCAGAACTATAAGGGAAGGCTGCGTTCTGTCGACGTCTTACGAATTGAATTGTTTAAAATGTTCCTGCGTTACGGCTAATGACGAGAAATGGCAATGGTGCGAGACTGAAAGCATATGCTCGGACGTGAAAAGTGAGAGTGTCGAGTTGAGCAGCATGCACGGCTACTGCGAGCCATTGCATAATTACGTTAATGACTGCAATAATTGCCTATGCCTCTCTGACAGTCAGACAGTAATTTGTACTGATATGAAATGCGACAAGGCGAGCATATCTGTGGAGGTAATACCGATGCTGCAGCACGGTATCGACTGCCCGAAAGGAACTGCTTACAAGGTCGACTGTAATATTTGTTACTGTTTGCTCAACGGTAATTCTTTGTGTACAACTCTTGATTGTAAGAAGCAATAA
- the LOC134673949 gene encoding uncharacterized protein LOC134673949 has translation MLYCILSLIFVFENVLSTHSQNSVNWLNLESCNYGDTVENLCSKCVCTAKGVYDCKAKECDRVPVIYLKKPTACQPNVVYKQDLTSCICAAEGQWPHKVCYDVLGHLPMESIKKKTCEPQGYVQVECNICRCNDNGEVDSTRCTINECDVKMPHFRKNTEGEASKNLFGQCIVKNWYSLAPCQFCYCVDTNKLMCSTSVTQSSREGQMNLGPTALVHCGPGLLKEIAALVPNQKRFRTILSSNEDGVWSNGVDVKTSRNTEATTRYNVKVEKKIDKRPDDQLQMAYYSDADGKETKMNADDMSIDDGALFDANSPRIRKHNGGPLMTYNYDPLDAVRRSLKLLEAGECKPGTAFKVKCNLCHCLKNGKMLCTDKKCH, from the exons ATGCTTTATTGTATACTCTCACTTATATTTGTATTTGAGAATGTGTTATCAACACATTCACAAAATTCTG TTAATTGGCTGAATTTGGAATCATGCAACTATGGAGATACAGTCGAAAATTTATGTAGCAAGTGTGTATGTACTGCAAAAGGGGTGTACGACTGCAAGGCCAAAGAATGTGATAGAG TCCCAGTAATCTACTTAAAGAAACCAACAGCATGTCAACCCAACGTAGTATACAAGCAGGACCTCACAAGTTGTATATGCGCAGCAGAAGGCCAATGGCCTCACAAAGTCTGTTACGATGTCTTGGGTCATCTTCCAATGGAGTCTATAAAGAAAAAGACATGTGAACCCCAAGGATACGTCCAAGTTGAGTGCAATATATGCAGATGTAATGACAACGGGGAAGTAGATTCTACGCGTTGCACTATCAATGAATGCGACGTAAAAATGCCTCATTTCAGGAAGAATACCGAAGGCGAAGCTAGCAAAAATTTATTCGGACAGTGCATAGTGAAGAACTGGTATTCTTTGGCGCCATGTCAGTTTTGTTACTGCGTCGACACCAACAAGCTGATGTGCAGCACCAGTGTGACTCAATCTAGTAGAGAAGGTCAAATGAATTTAGGGCCGACTGCCTTAGTACACTGCGGTCCTGGACTTTTAAAGGAGATTGCTGCCTTGGTCCCAAACCAGAAGAGGTTCAGAACTATACTTTCATCCAACGAAGATGGAGTTTGGTCGAATGGCGTGGACGTTAAAACTAGTCGAAATACGGAGGCAACTACACGATACAACGTAAAGGTTGAGAAGAAGATAGATAAAAGACCAGATGATCAGCTTCAGATGGCTTATTATAGTGACGCAGACGGTAAAGAAACCAAAATGAACGCAGATGATATGTCAATAGATGACGGAGCCCTCTTTGATGCTAATAGTCCGAGAATTAGAAAACATAACGGAGGACCGCTCATGACCTATAATTATGATCCTTTGGATGCAGTGAGACGATCGCTGAAATTACTCGAAGCCGGGGAGTGTAAGCCGGGGACTGCTTTTAAAGTTAAATGTAATTTATGTCACTGCTTGAAGAATGGCAAAATGCTTTGTACTGACAAGAAATGTCATTGA